In the Brienomyrus brachyistius isolate T26 chromosome 20, BBRACH_0.4, whole genome shotgun sequence genome, one interval contains:
- the acsl5 gene encoding long-chain-fatty-acid--CoA ligase 5, whose amino-acid sequence MEAILHFLVSPLPTPVLLAVVSVGAVALLWLNTRPEALRAPVDLNQQTVGIRDGARKITLLKDDNLVSCYYEDAKTLYEIFQRGLHASGNGPCLGYRKSGQPYHWLKYKQVLRRAEQLGSGLLYQGLTPSQDQFVGIFAQNRPEWIIAELACYTYSMVVVPLYDTLGPEALVFIINRAEISTVICDKPDKAETLLANCEKGLTPVLKTVVLMDAFGPELTERGHKCGVTVLSQKDLEDLGRDHLQKPAPPEPQDLSIVCFTSGTTGDPKGAMLSHENVVSDAAAVLRSIEGAFVPVPQDVSISFLPLAHMFERVVQTAIYGAGGRVGFFQGDIRLLPDDMKTLQPTVFPVVPRLLNRIYDKVQSGAQTPLKKWLLNLAVKQKLNEVRQGVIRNNSLWDKLIFSKVQASLGGRVRVIVTGAAPISPTVLDFLRASLGCQIFEGYGQTECTACCTFTLPGDWTAGHVGPPITCNVVKLVDVEEMNYFASNREGEVCLKGKNVFKGYLKDPERTAEALDQDGWLHTGDIGKWMPSGVLKIIDRKKNIFKLAQGEYIAPERIENVYVRSGPVAQVFVHGDSLQSSLVGIVVPDPEVLPDFAAKLGVKGSLEELCQKQKLKKAILSDLVKLGKEAGLKSFEQVKELHLHPEPFSIQNGLLTPTLKAKRAELTKFFKSQIDSLYANIQ is encoded by the exons ATGGAAGCCATCCTCCACTTTCTGGTctcacccctccccaccccagtaCTCCTGGCTGTGGTTAGCGTGGGTGCAGTGGCCCTGCTTTGGCTAAACACTCGGCCCGAGGCACTGCGAGCGCCTGTGGACCTGAACCAGCAGACCGTCGGAATCAGG GATGGCGCCAgaaaaatcactctgctgaaggACGACAACCTGGTGTCCTGCTACTACGAAGATGCAAAGACGCTGTATGAGATCTTCCAGAGGGGACTGCATGCATCAG GCAATGGACCGTGTCTGGGGTACCGGAAGTCAGGACAGCCATACCACTGGCTAAAATACAAGCAG GTGCTGCGCCGTGCGGAGCAGCTGGGCTCAGGTCTGCTGTATCAGGGCCTGACTCCGTCCCAGGACCAGTTTGTCGGCATCTTCGCACAGAACCGCCCAGAG TGGATCATCGCAGAGCTGGCCTGCTATACCTACTCCATGGTGGTGGTTCCTTTGTATGACACCCTGGGACCCGAGGCTCTGGTTTTCATAATCAACAGAG CGGAGATCTCCACGGTGATCTGCGACAAGCCAGACAAAGCAGAGACGCTGCTGGCAAACTGTGAAAAAGGGCTCACGCCTGTCCTCAAAACCGTCGTCCTCATGGATGCCTTTGGGCCAGAGCTGACAGAGAGGGGCCACAAGTGTGGGGTCACGGTGCTGTCTCAGAAAGACCTGGAG GACCTTGGAAGAGACCACCTACAAAAGCCAGCA CCACCGGAGCCGCAGGACCTCAGCATCGTGTGCTTTACAAGTGGAACCACAG GTGACCCCAAGGGGGCTATGCTCAGCCATGAGAACGTGGTGTCTGACGCAGCAGCCGTGCTTCGCAGCATTGAG GGGGCCTTTGTCCCGGTTCCCCAGGACGTCTCCATCTCCTTCCTTCCCTTGGCTCACATGTTTGAAAGGGTTGTTCAG ACAGCGATATATGGTGCCGGAGGCAGGGTGGGCTTTTTCCAGGGAGACATCAGGCTGCTTCCCGATGACATGAAGACGCTGCAGCCCACTGTCTTCCCTGTGGTTCCCCGTTTGCTCAACCGCATCTATGACAAG GTCCAGAGCGGCGCTCAGACTCCACTTAAAAAATGGCTCCTGAATCTGGCCGTGAAGCAGAAACTGAATGAGGTCCGGCAGGGAGTCATCAGGAACAACAGTCTTTGGGACAAGCTCATCTTCTCCAAAGTGCAG GCCTCACTGGGTGGGCGTGTCCGCGTGATTGTCACGGGGGCTGCCCCCATCTCCCCCACTGTCCTCGACTTCCTCCGGGCCAGCCTGGGCTGTCAG ATCTTCGAGGGTTATGGTCAGACTGAGTGCACTGCCTGCTGTACATTTACACTGCCAGGTGACTGGACAGCAG GACATGTGGGACCCCCAATAACCTGCAATGTGGTGAAGCTAGTGGATGTTGAAGAAATGAACTACTTTGCCTCAAACAGGGAGGGAGAG GTCTGCTTAAAAGGTAAAAACGTCTTCAAGGGCTACCTGAAAGACCCGGAGCGGACAGCCGAGGCCCTGGACCAGGATGGGTGGCTGCACACGGGCGACATTGGCAAATGGATGCCA AGTGGTGTGCTGAAGATCATCGACCGGAAGAAGAACATCTTCAAACTAGCCCAGGGCGAGTATATTGCCCCTGAGCGGATAGAGAATGTGTATGTGCGGAGTGGCCCCGTCGCCCAGGTCTTTGTGCACGGAGACAGCCTGCAG TCGAGTCTCGTTGGTATCGTGGTGCCTGACCCAGAAGTCCTGCCAGACTTTGCTGCAAAGCTAGGTGTGAAAGGTTCTCTGGAGGAGCTGTGCCAGAAGCAG AAGCTAAAGAAAGCCATCCTCTCAGACCTGGTGAAGCTGGGCAAGGAGGCGGGACTGAAATCCTTCGAGCAG GTGAAGGAGCTGCACCTGCATCCAGAGCCTTTCAGCATCCAGAATGGCCTGCTGACACCCACGCTCAAAGCCAAGCGGGCCGAACTGACCAAGTTCTTCAAGAGCCAGATTGACAGCCTGTACGCTAACATCCAGTGA
- the zdhhc6 gene encoding palmitoyltransferase ZDHHC6 codes for MSILSYVAKLENLQELRRLCHWGPVIALSVIGVCSSVAILDSVIWFWPLDTTGGSINFIMLINWTVLILYNYFNAMFVGPGYIPLGWKPENVQDCSYLQFCRVCQGFKAPRSHHCRKCNRCVMKMDHHCPWINNCCGHLNHAYFTSFLLLAPLGCIHAAFIFIMTMYTQLSDRISFGWSSVKIDMSAVKWSPQSIIPFSVPAFAATLFGLGLALGTTIAVGMLFVIQMKVIFRNKTSIESWIEEKAKDRIQYYQTGEEFIFPYDLGSRWENFRQVFTWSGTPEGDGIEWPVHERCHQHTLTIEQLKQKADKRVRSVQYRVIEDYSGACCPLGKGVQTLIRTPCTEEPRIPLSRGETVFATRGTKWWMYGDKVLDEDQAKAGLRMRGWFPRRCVEKCLYDAASGSATGSSATSSSKKDD; via the exons ATGAGTATCCTGTCCTACGTCGCCAAGCTGGAAAACCTTCAGGAGCTCCGTAGGTTGTGCCACTGGGGCCCAGTGATTGCGCTGTCTGTCATCGGGGTGTGCTCCTCTGTGGCCATCCTGGACTCTGTTATCTGGTTCTGGCCCCTTGATACCACAGGGGGGAGTATCAATTTCATCATGCTGATCAACTGGACTGTGCTTATCCTCTACAACTACTTCAATGCCATGTTTGTGGGTCCTGGCTACATCCCGCTTGGCTGGAAGCCG GAGAATGTTCAGGATTGTTCGTACCTGCAGTTCTGCCGTGTGTGTCAGGGATTCAAGGCGCCACGGTCCCACCACTGCCGCAAGTGTAACAG GTGCGTTATGAAGATGGACCACCACTGTCCTTGGATCAATAACTGCTGTGGCCACCTGAACCACGCCTATTTCACCAGCTTCCTGCTTCTGGCTCCGCTCGGATGCATCCATGCAGCCTTCATTTTTATCATGACCATGTATACCCAGCTGTCTGATAGG ATCTCGTTCGGCTGGAGCTCGGTGAAAATCGACATGAGTGCCGTAAAGTGGAGTCCCCAGTCCATCATCCCGTTCAGCGTGCCTGCCTTCGCTGCCACGCTCTTCGGTCTGGGTCTGGCCTTGGGCACCACCATCGCTGTAGGCATGCTCTTCGTCATACAG ATGAAAGTGATTTTCAGGAATAAAACTTCGATTGAATCCTGGATTGAGGAAAAG GCCAAAGATCGAATCCAGTACTACCAGACCGGGGAAGAGTTCATCTTCCCATATGACCTAGGTAGCAGGTGGGAGAACTTCAGGCAGGTGTTCACGTGGTCCGGAACCCCTGAGGGAGATGGAATCGAGTGGCCAGTGCATGAGAGGTGCCATCAGCATACCCTGACG ATCGAACAGCTAAAACAGAAAGCTGACAAGCGGGTGCGGAGT GTCCAGTATCGGGTGATCGAGGACTACAGTGGTGCCTGCTGCCCACTGGGGAAGGGTGTGCAGACACTGATTAGGACACCATGCACTGAGGAGCCCCGGATTCCGCTCAGCCGTGGGGAGACAGTGTTCGCCACCAGGGGGACCAA GTGGTGGATGTATGGAGACAAGGTTCTGGATGAAGATCAGGCCAAAG CCGGCCTGCGCATGCGGGGGTGGTTCCCTCGCCGCTGTGTGGAGAAGTGCTTATATGACGCGGCCAGCGGCTCGGCGACCGGCAGCTCGGCGACCAGCAGCAGCAAGAAGGATGACTGA